GGTTAGGGTGTCATGTTTGGTATAGATCATCAATATGAAGCTTCATCATGACCAATACTTTTCTGGTGTGTGGAATAGTCATTTAGGCAGGAATATGGTTTTTGTATTGATTAATGAATACAGACTTGGTGGCTATTGGAGAGAAGAGATTATGGCCTAAACAAGGAGTGTCGAACCAGAGCACGATTCAGTCTTCAACGGGCTCACATGGAAATTTTGTGTTTTGGTGTTAATTTTCGATATGGTCCATTTTGAATGCAGTTCTGTTCTTAAGATGCTATTAGATAGTAACTTTTACATTGCCAGAAGACTTCCCCTTTAGCTCAGGCGAGCCTCTGTCTCTTTTTATGATCTATTTAGGGAGCTCTGAACCTTGGGTCTAATCTTTAACGTACGCAGCCCATATGTATCAAGGAACTATTATTTTTCACCTGGATATGGGGAGGGAATTTCCTGCTTGTTTGAGGATCAAGTCTAAGACGTGTCTGTTACAAAAAGTAAACGACAGTCAACATATACCAGGTTACAATATGCATAAAGCATCCAAGGTAATAAAAATGCTGAGTCTTGGTTGTTATAGTGAATGGCTTGAGATCTTACCACTTCCTGTGTGGTATTTTCTTAATATGAACCCCGTATATTGTGTTTGGGGATATTTTTCTATTAGCTAGTAAAATAATGCCTGTTCATCAGCCAacttttgtcattttttcttgCAGAACGTATATTAGGTGGAGGTCCCCACAAGCTGCTGTGGTTGCTAATTTCCATCTTCCTATGCGTAGTTATGAAATTAAGAACAGGTAATGTATCAGTTTGAATTGTAAGTGGTATGTCTTGCTGGATAGCTTGTTTATTTTTACAGTTTTGATTACATGTAgtctttattcaagcatgtgtATTGATTCATTCAAGCAAGTCAACAAGgaaaaaactaaaatttgatGCCTACCTCATCTGTTTAAAATTTGATACCTACCTCTTCTGTTTTGAAGAAGCCAGTTAGCTATGAAAAGTACTTAAAGCTTATAGTGCACCCAATACATGTCCCAAGTATGAAGGGAAAAATTGATCTCACACATTATGCCGTGTACAGAAGCCTCTGTGTGTCGTTACAAGTTCTAAGTTTTAGAATAGGGGGGCTATTGTTTTATCAAGTACGATGTATGTTTTGTCTATTCAAAAGTACTTGTTTCTCTGTTGATTAAGTCACTTATCCTAAGAAGTATATAGACCTGCATTGTTGCTCTTGTTGATTATAAGTTGATCTTTTACTATTGTGAAGTAGGGGCTGGCTGTCATGCTCAGAGTCTATCAGAAGCTCCGAAATTTACTGTTCTGTATCAGTATTTTTCAGATTAGCAGCTTTAATGACAGCCGACATGACTTTTTGTTCTAGACTTCTAGTTTACATGCCCATTAAAATCTCCTTTTGTCGAAATTTACTCGCTTTGGTGTATTCCTCGTATCAGCTTATTTAACTTTGCAAATGAACTGACTATCCTATATGTAAGTAAAGAAGCAGAACTTTCTCAGAGCAGGGACTTGTTGGAAAATGTTAGTGAGGTTAGATTTTTGCCAGATACAAACATGAAGATAACTCATAAACTTAATCAACATATAATGGTTTCCTGTGCTGTTTGAATAGTTGGGAGAATGTTACTTGCCCAAAAAAAACCAAGTTTTTGTTGAGACCCCATTTTTTTCATCCTCGAATAGGAAAACAAATGAAATATGTTTTTCGATAATTCTAAATGGGGTTCTTTTGTCATTTTTATCTAAAGAAGTAAATGATAATGGTTACCAAGTTTTCAGACTCCCCCCTTTTTGCCTTTGTGAAACGAATTTTAGTTTTTGGATAGCTGTTGAGGTGTGGAAATATTACAAAGTCAGCTTGGTTTTATTTTCAGGACAAATGTGGACGATATAAAGGCCTTGAGACTGATTACGGCCATCAAAACCCCGTATCTGCCAGATGGAAGATTCGATCTTGAAGCTTATGATGCCTTAATGAACATGCAGATCAATGGAGGCGCTGAAGCTGTTATTGTCGGTGGTACAACTGGTGAAGGGCAATTAATGAGCTGGGATGAGCACATTATGCTGATTGGTCATACTGTCAACTGTTTTGGCAGTAGCATCAAAGTAATAGGGAACACTGGCAGCAACTCAACACGAGAAGCAGTACATGCTACTGAACAGGGGTTTGCTGTTGGAATGCATGCCGCACTTCACATCAATCCTTACTATGGCAAGACATCCATGGAGGGCATGCTTGCTCATTTTGATAGTGTGCTGTCCATGGGGCCCGCCATCGTGTACAATGTTCCGTCAAGAACAAGTCAAGATATTCCTCCTCAGGTGATACATTCTCTAGCACAAAATACCAACTTTGCTGGTGTTAAAGAATGTGTTGGACACGAAAGAATTAAGCAGTATACAGATAACAGGATTGTAGTTTGGAGTGGGAATGATGATCAGTGCCATGATTCCAGGTGGGACTATGGGGCTACTGGAGTTATATCTGTTACTAGTAACTTGGTTCCTAGCTTAATTGGACAGCTCATGTTCAAAGGGAAGAATCCATCTCTTAATTCCAAGCTTATGCCTTTGATGGAGTGGCTTTTTCAGGAGCCAAACCCTATAGGCTTGAATACAGCTTTAGCTCAACTTGGAGTAGCAAGGCCAGTTTTCCGCCTTCCTTATGTGCCTCTTCCACGGGAAAAGAGGGTGGAATTTGTGCACATTGTGAAGGAAATCGGGCGGGAGAACTTTGTTGGTGACAAAGATGTCCAAGTCCTTGAAGATGATGATTTCATTTTGATTGGTCGTTACTAAACTCTTGAACGCTTGTAGTAGTTCATTGTTGGTAGAACCGGGAAATAAGGGTAGAAGTGGGGGATTCAGGAAAAGCCTGCCGTTTCTTCTTCCTGCTTGTTTCAGAGTTTCCTTTGCTGTGCTGTTTATGAATTTTCTGCAAGTTATGTAATGAGTTTTTCAGAATGCCAGGGGTAGATAACTAGATACCAAAGTTTGTTCTGAATGTTTGATTAATTTACGGGATTTTGGTCTATACGCTTTACTGTTGCCCTCAGCTTATTCCATCCTCGAGTCTCCTGGCATATACAAGTGCTGAATACCTCCAATTGCTAATAAGCAAATGCTGCAAGGAAACTAGTACGTCTTCTCTTACTGTTTCCTTTTATTACCCAGCTCTAAGTAATTGTATGCATTTACTTGTTTGCTACTCCCTCTATTCTCATATCGCATTTAAATATAATATACAAATAATTGTGTGTGAAATGTAAATTAAGTAGCTAGAATACCGAGTGGGGACTGATAGATTACCGTTATTTTGGGGGTGGCAGAGTGGATTGGTGCATCTGTTGGATAGTTGGCAGTAACATTCAGCTCAATTCGGTATCATAAAAAACACGCCCTTAAGGCGTTAAGGCATTAAGGTTTTGTTTAGTTTGTCAGTTTGAGATTAATTGGTTGCTCAATTGGCCTAGTTTAGCGGATGCAACCCTGATGCCAGCAGCAGCATCTATTATAGAGTTGTACCATTTTGAATAAGGATTTGTtcaaagagaaaatgaagaaaaaagaTTAGCTAGGGCATAAAACATAGTGCTTTTTTAATTCCTCTCTTATTCTTGAGCTAAAAATCCCCCCTTTTTTTTCTGCTTAATTTGCTGATATTTTCTGGCCTTTGTATTGCTTAATTGTCTCACCGAGATCTtcggttgaaattgagctattTGCAAATGCTGAAATAATTAGAGGTGGATTATATCTTCAGCTAGAATTGAGCTATTGATTTCATTGCTGATCAGTGATCACAATTCTTAATACATGCTAatcttttattatttaaacatggGTAAACCAGAAAAGTTTAAGTGAACCTAGTAGATTTCCTGTATCTTGTTTATTCTTCAAACTCCAGGTCCAATTTAAAGTCTCGTCCTATAGACTGCCTCAGATCTGAAATTTCCGATACAACAAACTCCCCTTGGTTGCTAGATCTTGATCTTAGTCCCAAACCTTTGATCTTTGTTGCTTTAGCACCCGTCTGTACTGTATAACTCTTTATCCTCACTCTTCTTTTCAAACCCAGAATAGTTATCTTATCCAATATCCATCTCTGTCTCATTGCATATCCTCTGTGCACAACATCGGATGAGATTGTCACATTGTTTGGCCATGATTCTGCAGAAAATCTTACCAAGCTCCAACTTTCACTGTCGCCTCCCATATTCATTTCAACCCCGTCATCTAAGAAAAGCTCTCCGGTGCTGGCCACATGATCACTCATAACTACCAAAAGATGGAACGGTGTGCTTCGTGCAGCTTGAGTTGTCATAGCTTCTCCTTGCATAGCTACAATATTACCTGATAGAGATCACAAGGAAATTGGGTTATAGGTACACCTATCAAATTGACCCAACTGTGGAAACCTCAAAGCCCAtaagatatttaaaaaatacacTTCAGCCTTGAACATTGAGATTGTTCGACTCAGGACCGACCCCATCTCCTAATCCAAGAACCCAACTTGACCCAAACCTAACTATACATGTAGATCTTGAAGGTCCACAAAGTCGGTACAAAAGAACACTTGATACCTTAAAGTTATGTTTACCCGCCCAACCGTACTCTATCTATATGATTTGTACGTCTAATTATGGATAATCTTCATCATATTGGTGTTAGCTAGGTTCACTTATGGACCATCGTGACCCTGCTAATAGTTTCAGGGTCCATACTGGTCCCAGGTTTCAGTCATAAAACTAGGTTTCAGTCATAAGACAGTAGGAAAAGGTAAGCCATTTTAAACAAATGAAGAACACAGTTTAGATTACCTTCGCGGATGTGAACATTGATATGATCAGGGGGTGCGTTGAGAGTAACATATGTTCCTTTAGATACACTCACTGAATTTGAGAAGTTGAACATGTCGAACCAGTTTCCCCGTGGGAAATATGCGTCGACAGATACTGCTCCGGGTTTCAGAACAGGTGAAACCATGATTCCTCTGCCAATGAGGAACTGTGAGCTAATTCCGTAAGTTGTGACATCTTCCGGAAAAGTAAAGAAAAGGGGTCGGGCAATGGGGGTTCCTCTCAAGTTCGCTTCATACATCATAGTGTAGAAGTAGGGGAGGAGCTGGTAACGGAGTCCCAACACTTTCCTTGCTGTAGCAGCAACTGATTCCCATAGATAGAGCTCCTGATAAATAGTATCACGAGCTGAATGATCCCTTGAAAACGGATAGAAGGCACCTAGCTGTGTATTAGCAAACACATATCAGATATAAGCAACCAAGCAAGCTAACACTTGTATATAAAATGAAGTTTCTTCTCCTATCTGAAGGCCGAAGCCATGTCTAATATTCTCATATGCAGGACCTCAAAGTGTAAAACCATAGCTATCTAATGCACAATAATCTAGCTTCCTCCTTCTCACTTGAGAAACCATTATTTGACCTATGAGcccttatttgaacttattttagttgtgAAAGAAATTGTGAGCTTAAAAACATCTGCCCTTTTCTGAACCTAGGTTTGATCAACTATAGCCCAACCTGACCCACCCCAGAAGGGCAGATTTGGGCAGTCTCATTTTTGAACCAAAGCCCGAGCTGGCCCTAAAAGTTGGATTTCAGGCCAAAAAGCCCGCACCTAATTTATGGGTCTGGCATGAGTTTTGTGTTAAAGTTTGGCCCGGCCTGAACTTTGATCACCTCT
This genomic stretch from Spinacia oleracea cultivar Varoflay chromosome 3, BTI_SOV_V1, whole genome shotgun sequence harbors:
- the LOC110779570 gene encoding 4-hydroxy-tetrahydrodipicolinate synthase, chloroplastic is translated as MATLTSHRLCLKDSTIFSRPRPASPYSYNRTYIRWRSPQAAVVANFHLPMRSYEIKNRTNVDDIKALRLITAIKTPYLPDGRFDLEAYDALMNMQINGGAEAVIVGGTTGEGQLMSWDEHIMLIGHTVNCFGSSIKVIGNTGSNSTREAVHATEQGFAVGMHAALHINPYYGKTSMEGMLAHFDSVLSMGPAIVYNVPSRTSQDIPPQVIHSLAQNTNFAGVKECVGHERIKQYTDNRIVVWSGNDDQCHDSRWDYGATGVISVTSNLVPSLIGQLMFKGKNPSLNSKLMPLMEWLFQEPNPIGLNTALAQLGVARPVFRLPYVPLPREKRVEFVHIVKEIGRENFVGDKDVQVLEDDDFILIGRY